Part of the Geovibrio ferrireducens genome, ATCAGGGAAGAGAACTTTTTTCACGAAGTCTCTTGTTTCAGTCATGAGCGCGCGGAGCTGAGCGAATTTCTCCATGTTGAGTGTTGCCATGTTATCCACGTTAACCGCAGTTGCAACACCGCCGAGGCAGAGGTTCTGTATGTGGGGGTTTTTACCGCCGAGGATAGCCACAGCCTGAGCCGCTTTTCTCTGGTAGTCAAGGGCTTTAAGGTAGTGAGCAACAGCCAGAAGGTTTACTTCGGGGCTGAGTTTCATTGCGGGGTGTCCCCAGTAGCCTGAACCGAAGATACCGAGTTTTCCGGTAGCTACGAAGCTTTTGAGTTTTTCTTTAACAGCGGCAAATTCAGTTACGCTGTTGCCGGGCCAGTCAGAGAGGCTCTGAGCGATGGCAGCGGTTTTCTTGGGGTCTGCTGAAAGTGCGGAAACAATGTCAACCCAGTCAAGGGCTGAAAGGTGATAGAAATGCACTATGTGATCCTGTACGGAGTGCTGAGCTATCATCATGTTTCTGATAAGCTGGCCGTTAACGGGAACGTCAACGTTCATAGCCGCTTCAAGTGAGCGGATTGAGCTTATGGCGTGTACAGTGGTGCAGACACCGCAGAATCTCTGAGTGAAAACCCACGCATCTCTGGGGTCACGCCCCAGAAGGATTTTTTCGATACCTCTCCACATCTGTGCAGAGGACCATGCCTTAGTAACCTGGCCGCCGTCAACCTCTACGTCTATTCTGAGGTGTCCTTCTATACGGGTAATAGGGTCAATCGTTATTCTTTTTCCCATTATTTAATCTCCTGAAAATTTATGCGCTCTTCTTGTGCCCTTCAAGGTTGGGCATGATGGGGAACATCTTCACCAGCACCATGTAGCCGAGGATTTCAAAAGCCACGAGACCGAGGGTTATGAAAAACTCAGGCAGTGAGGGGAAGTATGACCATCCCTTATCTGGGTTGAAGCCGATAATATAAACACTGAACCTGTACCATGAACCGCCGACGCAGAGCATGACAGCGGAAACAAATACCCATCTGGGCGACATTCTGAAATGCTTCCATGTGAGCATGTACGCACCGCCCGCGATAAGCAGGGTTTCAGCGAGGAACATCTTCGAGTAGTAGTCCCCTGAGAAAGCCGTTGAAAGGTGTCCTCTGTAGTAAAGGTCAGCAAAGCGGATTATCAGCCATGCAGCAGTGAGGTAGGGAACAACTTTCGCGATTATCCTTACTTCCTTCTCAAAGGGTCTGCCGAACGCCACTGAAGACAGGGTGGATTCGAAAATGATCACTGAGTAGCCTATGTACATTGCGTTTATGAGGAAAAGAACAGGAAGGAAACCTGTCTGCCATATGGGGTTCAGCTTGGAACCGGCGATAATCATCATAGAGCCCAGTGAGGACTGGTGCATTGTAGGCAGCGTGATACCCAGAACGATGAAGAAGATAAGCACTTTATCAAGTTTCGGGTAAATTTTTCTGGCATATTCCTTGAGTTTCGGGAAACGGGGATTTGTGGAGTGCACAAACCTTTCCAGAATCGCAGGAAGAAGCTCAATGGCAAGAACCACGTTATATGCCATAACGCAGACAGCGACCTCAAACATTACCGAGTTTACCTGCCAGCGTGAAGGCATGAAGAAGCTGTAAGCGTTCCAGTACCTTCCAAGGTCCACCATAACGGAGAAGCCCGCAAGAGCGTAACCGAAGAGTGATGTAACGATCGCGGAACGGATAAGGGGGTGGTATTTCCAGCCGTTCATGATGTAAATCACGATAGCAAGGGCATAACCGCCGCAGGCAAGAGCCGTACCTGTTGCAACGTCATATGCAATCCAGATACCCCAGGGGAAACCGTCCGAAAGGTTACTCACCGCGCCGATACCCATTACATAACGGAGACCGATGCAGTAGAAGCCGATTACCGTGAAGGTAAGAAGCACCCAGAAAGACGGGG contains:
- the hybB gene encoding Ni/Fe-hydrogenase cytochrome b subunit; the protein is MALHREKILTPSFWVLLTFTVIGFYCIGLRYVMGIGAVSNLSDGFPWGIWIAYDVATGTALACGGYALAIVIYIMNGWKYHPLIRSAIVTSLFGYALAGFSVMVDLGRYWNAYSFFMPSRWQVNSVMFEVAVCVMAYNVVLAIELLPAILERFVHSTNPRFPKLKEYARKIYPKLDKVLIFFIVLGITLPTMHQSSLGSMMIIAGSKLNPIWQTGFLPVLFLINAMYIGYSVIIFESTLSSVAFGRPFEKEVRIIAKVVPYLTAAWLIIRFADLYYRGHLSTAFSGDYYSKMFLAETLLIAGGAYMLTWKHFRMSPRWVFVSAVMLCVGGSWYRFSVYIIGFNPDKGWSYFPSLPEFFITLGLVAFEILGYMVLVKMFPIMPNLEGHKKSA